In Kitasatospora gansuensis, a genomic segment contains:
- a CDS encoding class I SAM-dependent methyltransferase produces MVEFAEFERRGWARRSGTYDDGFGAMTAGLHARLLAEAEVRPGVRLLEVGCGTGRLALSASGLGAEVVATDAVPEMVAEAGRVLPKVLRGELPGLPFGADEFDCAVGAFVINHVPDPPAAVRDLARVVVPGGRVVLSCWDELTANQAQGVFFAAVAEAGAARPAGLPDTAPFAPYATPERFAGLLRTGGLTDVEVHRVGWTHRVAPDRWWRAVLTGTVLTSSLIEGQDEATVRRIRERYDALTARWAEPDGTVALPVAALVAVGHATG; encoded by the coding sequence GTGGTGGAGTTCGCGGAGTTCGAGCGCAGGGGATGGGCCCGCCGGAGCGGTACGTACGACGACGGTTTCGGTGCGATGACGGCCGGGCTGCACGCGCGGCTGCTGGCCGAGGCGGAGGTGCGGCCGGGTGTCCGGCTGCTCGAAGTGGGGTGCGGCACCGGCCGGTTGGCGTTGTCGGCGAGCGGGCTGGGTGCCGAGGTGGTGGCCACCGACGCGGTGCCGGAGATGGTGGCCGAGGCAGGCAGGGTGCTGCCGAAGGTGCTGCGGGGCGAGCTGCCCGGGCTGCCGTTCGGGGCGGACGAGTTCGACTGCGCGGTCGGGGCGTTCGTGATCAACCACGTACCGGATCCGCCGGCGGCGGTCCGCGACCTGGCCCGGGTGGTGGTCCCCGGCGGCCGGGTGGTGCTCTCCTGCTGGGACGAGCTGACGGCCAACCAGGCCCAGGGCGTCTTCTTCGCCGCCGTCGCCGAGGCCGGTGCGGCCCGCCCGGCCGGACTCCCGGACACCGCGCCGTTCGCGCCGTACGCGACGCCCGAGCGGTTCGCCGGGCTGCTGCGCACCGGGGGCCTGACCGATGTCGAGGTGCACCGGGTCGGCTGGACCCACCGGGTCGCGCCGGACCGCTGGTGGCGGGCGGTGCTGACCGGCACGGTGCTCACCTCCTCGCTGATCGAGGGTCAGGACGAGGCCACCGTGCGGCGGATCAGGGAGCGGTACGACGCCCTGACGGCCCGTTGGGCCGAGCCGGACGGCACCGTCGCGCTGCCGGTCGCCGCCCTGGTCGCGGTAGGCCACGCGACGGGCTGA
- the mnmA gene encoding tRNA 2-thiouridine(34) synthase MnmA, whose product MTDFPGAPVSPGNGRLRVLAAMSGGVDSAVAAARAVAAGHEVTGVHLALSSNPQSFRTGARGCCTIEDSRDARRAADVIGIPFYVWDLAERFREDVIDDFVAEYAAGRTPNPCLRCNEKIKFAALLDKAIALGFDAVCTGHYARIVDLPSGERQLHRAVDMAKDQSYVLGVLDADQLAHSLFPLGDTTKDLIRVEAEQRGLAVAKKPDSHDICFIADGDTQGFLAKHLGTATGDIVDADGSKLGEHDGAYGFTIGQRKGLRIGTPAADGKPRYVLDISPVNNTVTVGPAEGLDVLGLTAIRPRWCGEAPAGQGSYTAQLRAHGDEVPVTATLTDDELHVQLATPARGIAPGQAVVLYDGTRVVGSATIATTERRRVSA is encoded by the coding sequence ATGACTGATTTCCCCGGTGCTCCCGTGTCCCCTGGCAATGGCCGGCTCCGCGTGCTCGCGGCGATGTCCGGCGGCGTCGACTCGGCCGTGGCCGCCGCGCGGGCGGTGGCGGCCGGGCACGAGGTGACGGGCGTGCACCTGGCGCTGTCCTCGAACCCGCAGTCCTTCCGGACCGGCGCCCGGGGCTGCTGCACCATCGAGGACTCCCGGGACGCCCGCCGGGCCGCCGACGTGATCGGCATCCCGTTCTACGTCTGGGACCTGGCCGAGCGGTTCCGCGAGGACGTGATCGACGACTTCGTCGCCGAGTACGCGGCCGGCCGGACCCCGAACCCCTGCCTGCGCTGCAACGAGAAGATCAAGTTCGCCGCGCTGCTGGACAAGGCGATCGCGCTCGGCTTCGACGCGGTCTGCACCGGGCACTACGCCCGGATCGTCGATCTCCCGTCCGGGGAGCGGCAGTTGCACCGCGCCGTGGACATGGCCAAGGACCAGTCGTACGTGCTCGGGGTGCTCGACGCCGACCAGCTCGCGCACTCGCTCTTCCCGCTCGGCGACACCACCAAGGACCTGATCCGGGTGGAGGCCGAGCAGCGCGGCCTGGCCGTCGCCAAGAAGCCGGACAGCCACGACATCTGCTTCATCGCGGACGGCGACACCCAGGGCTTCCTGGCCAAGCACCTCGGCACCGCCACCGGCGACATCGTGGACGCCGACGGCAGCAAGCTCGGCGAGCACGACGGGGCGTACGGCTTCACCATCGGCCAGCGCAAGGGCCTGCGGATCGGCACCCCGGCCGCCGACGGCAAGCCCCGCTACGTGCTCGACATCTCACCGGTGAACAACACCGTCACGGTCGGCCCCGCCGAGGGGCTCGACGTGCTCGGCCTGACCGCGATCCGCCCCCGCTGGTGCGGCGAGGCCCCGGCCGGCCAGGGCTCCTACACCGCCCAGCTCCGCGCCCACGGCGACGAGGTCCCGGTCACCGCCACGCTGACCGACGACGAGCTCCACGTCCAACTGGCCACCCCCGCCCGGGGCATCGCCCCCGGCCAGGCCGTCGTGCTCTACGACGGCACCCGGGTGGTCGGCTCGGCCACCATCGCGACCACCGAGCGGCGCCGGGTCAGCGCCTGA
- a CDS encoding LOG family protein, with protein MNITVFCSAYSLDEKYTAPAAEFARLLGAGGHTLVWGGSHAGLMGLLADGVKEAGGRLVGISVEFLAHKTYEGADELVMARDLAERKAQLLARADALVVLVGGLGTLDEITEVLELKKHAMHEKPVVVLDTEGFYGGLRTQLERMDAEGFLPRPLAELISFAAEPAEALALLEEKN; from the coding sequence ATGAACATCACTGTTTTCTGTTCCGCGTACTCGCTGGACGAGAAGTACACCGCCCCCGCCGCCGAGTTCGCCCGCCTGCTCGGGGCCGGTGGGCACACCCTGGTCTGGGGTGGTTCGCACGCCGGGCTGATGGGGCTGCTGGCCGACGGGGTCAAGGAGGCCGGTGGGCGGCTGGTCGGGATCTCGGTGGAGTTCCTGGCGCACAAGACGTACGAGGGCGCCGACGAGCTGGTGATGGCGCGTGACCTGGCCGAGCGGAAGGCGCAGTTGCTGGCCCGGGCGGATGCCCTGGTGGTGCTGGTCGGCGGGCTCGGGACGCTGGACGAGATCACCGAGGTGCTGGAGCTGAAGAAGCACGCGATGCACGAGAAGCCGGTGGTGGTGCTCGACACCGAGGGCTTCTACGGCGGGTTGCGCACCCAGTTGGAGCGGATGGACGCCGAGGGCTTCCTGCCCCGGCCGCTGGCCGAGCTGATCAGCTTCGCGGCCGAACCGGCCGAGGCGCTGGCCCTGTTGGAGGAGAAGAACTGA
- a CDS encoding cysteine desulfurase family protein has product MPYLDHAATTPMLPEAIAAMSAHLGVVGNASSLHAAGRRARRVVEESRESLAQSLGARPSEIVLTGGGTESDNLAVKGLYWARRDADPARRRVLCSPVEHHAVLDAVHWLSEHEGAQVEYLPVDGYGRVHPEALREAIERDPSSVALVTVMWANNEVGTLQPIHELVAVAREFGIPMHADAVQALGQVPVSFADSGLDALTVTGHKVGGPYGVGALLLGRGVTPVPLLHGGGQERDVRSGTLDVPAAAGFAAAAELAVQRRAEHAAVVAALRDELVAEVLRAVPDAVLNGDPTAAGRLPANAHFSFPGCEGDALLMLLDAQGIECSTGSACSAGVPQPSHVLLAMGADPLLARASLRFSLGHTSTRDDVAALAAAIGPAVLRARNAGLAAAARR; this is encoded by the coding sequence ATGCCTTATCTCGACCACGCGGCCACCACCCCGATGCTGCCCGAGGCGATCGCCGCCATGAGCGCGCACCTCGGGGTGGTCGGCAATGCCTCCTCCCTGCACGCGGCCGGCCGCCGGGCCCGCCGGGTGGTCGAGGAGTCCCGCGAGTCGCTGGCGCAGTCGCTCGGCGCGCGGCCCAGCGAGATCGTGCTGACCGGTGGCGGCACCGAGTCCGACAACCTCGCGGTGAAGGGCCTGTACTGGGCCCGCCGGGACGCCGACCCGGCCCGCCGCCGGGTGCTGTGCAGCCCGGTCGAGCACCACGCGGTGCTGGACGCGGTGCACTGGCTCTCCGAGCACGAGGGCGCCCAGGTCGAGTACCTGCCGGTGGACGGCTACGGCCGGGTGCACCCCGAGGCGCTCCGGGAGGCGATCGAGCGGGACCCGTCCTCGGTCGCCCTGGTCACCGTGATGTGGGCCAACAACGAGGTCGGCACCCTGCAGCCGATCCACGAACTCGTCGCGGTGGCACGGGAGTTCGGCATCCCGATGCACGCCGACGCGGTGCAGGCGCTGGGCCAGGTGCCGGTCTCGTTCGCCGATTCCGGGCTGGACGCGCTGACCGTCACCGGGCACAAGGTCGGCGGCCCGTACGGGGTCGGCGCGCTGCTGCTCGGCCGGGGCGTCACGCCGGTGCCGCTGCTGCACGGCGGCGGCCAGGAGCGCGACGTACGGTCCGGGACGCTGGACGTGCCCGCCGCCGCCGGGTTCGCCGCCGCCGCCGAGCTCGCGGTGCAGCGCCGGGCCGAGCACGCCGCGGTGGTCGCCGCGCTCCGGGACGAGCTGGTCGCCGAGGTGCTCCGGGCGGTGCCCGACGCCGTGCTGAACGGCGATCCGACGGCCGCCGGGCGGCTGCCCGCCAACGCGCACTTCTCCTTCCCCGGCTGCGAGGGCGACGCGCTGCTGATGCTGCTGGACGCCCAGGGCATCGAGTGCTCCACCGGCTCGGCCTGCTCGGCCGGCGTCCCGCAGCCCAGCCACGTCCTGCTCGCGATGGGCGCCGACCCGCTGCTGGCCCGGGCCTCGCTCCGGTTCTCGCTGGGCCATACCTCGACCCGGGACGACGTGGCCGCGCTGGCCGCCGCGATCGGCCCGGCCGTGCTGAGGGCCCGGAACGCCGGACTCGCCGCCGCAGCGCGTCGTTGA
- a CDS encoding trimeric intracellular cation channel family protein, which produces MTSQLFSPDVQQTLDLIGIFVFALSGGLLAVRKNMDIFGICVLAEATALGGGVMRDLVIGATPVVAFTNLGYFVTPLLAALVVFFLHPEVERINRAVQTLDAFGLGLFCVTGTAKAHDYGLGAVSSMALGMLTAAGGGVIRDVLAHEMPALLRWDREIYAVPALVGSAMVVVLIGAGQLTTASGTASALTAFVLRMLALKYGWRAPRAWHRNGSRTSEE; this is translated from the coding sequence GTGACTTCGCAGCTTTTCTCCCCCGATGTGCAGCAGACCCTGGACCTGATCGGCATCTTCGTGTTCGCCCTGTCCGGAGGTCTGCTGGCGGTCCGCAAGAACATGGACATCTTCGGCATCTGTGTGCTCGCCGAGGCGACCGCGCTGGGCGGCGGGGTGATGCGTGACCTGGTGATCGGGGCCACTCCGGTGGTGGCGTTCACCAATCTCGGGTACTTCGTCACCCCGCTGCTGGCCGCCCTGGTGGTGTTCTTCCTGCACCCCGAGGTGGAGCGGATCAACCGCGCCGTGCAGACCCTGGACGCGTTCGGCCTGGGCCTGTTCTGCGTCACCGGCACCGCGAAGGCGCACGACTACGGTCTTGGCGCGGTGTCCTCGATGGCGCTCGGCATGCTGACCGCGGCCGGCGGCGGGGTGATCCGGGACGTGCTGGCGCACGAGATGCCCGCGCTGCTGCGCTGGGACCGGGAGATCTACGCGGTGCCCGCGCTGGTCGGCTCGGCGATGGTGGTGGTGCTGATCGGCGCCGGGCAGCTCACCACCGCGTCCGGCACCGCCTCGGCGCTGACCGCGTTCGTGCTGCGGATGCTGGCGCTCAAGTACGGCTGGCGGGCGCCGCGTGCTTGGCACCGCAACGGTTCTCGCACCAGCGAGGAGTAG
- a CDS encoding IclR family transcriptional regulator, with protein MSQTVDRALTILASLGDGPASLEQAAARIGVHKSTALRLLRTLQEHGLVDRQPDQRYRLGGRLFSLAQQALAGIDVRQVAAPFLASLNDRYGHTVQLAVLDAGEVLYLDKVQSRYPDRPGTWSDPAARIGQRVPAVATAVGKVLLADLPEDQLTAFLDVQEFPARTSTSIRTAEEFRVELTAVQRQGWAVDQAEYQETVNCIAAPVVGPEGTTIAACSMSAPVGVAPIAELSRLLPELLCTVEAISLAYGGSPTPRWCENRCGAKHAAPASRT; from the coding sequence ATGTCGCAGACGGTGGACCGGGCGCTGACCATTCTGGCCTCGCTCGGCGACGGGCCCGCGTCCCTGGAACAGGCCGCCGCCCGGATCGGCGTGCACAAGTCCACCGCCCTCCGGCTGCTCCGCACGCTGCAGGAACACGGCCTGGTGGACCGCCAGCCGGACCAGCGCTACCGGCTCGGCGGCCGGCTGTTCTCACTGGCCCAGCAGGCCCTGGCGGGGATCGACGTCCGCCAGGTCGCCGCCCCGTTCCTGGCCTCGCTGAACGACCGGTACGGGCACACCGTGCAACTCGCGGTGCTGGACGCTGGCGAGGTGCTCTACCTCGACAAGGTGCAGAGCCGCTACCCCGACCGGCCCGGCACCTGGTCCGACCCGGCCGCCCGGATCGGACAGCGCGTCCCCGCGGTCGCCACCGCGGTCGGCAAGGTGCTGCTGGCGGATCTGCCGGAGGATCAGCTGACGGCCTTTCTGGACGTCCAGGAGTTCCCGGCCAGGACCAGCACCAGCATCCGCACCGCCGAGGAGTTCCGGGTCGAGCTGACCGCCGTACAGCGCCAGGGCTGGGCGGTCGACCAGGCCGAGTACCAGGAGACGGTGAACTGCATCGCCGCCCCGGTGGTCGGCCCCGAGGGCACCACGATCGCCGCCTGCTCGATGTCCGCCCCGGTCGGGGTGGCGCCGATCGCCGAGCTCAGCCGGCTGCTGCCCGAACTGCTCTGCACCGTCGAGGCGATCTCGCTGGCGTACGGCGGCTCGCCTACTCCTCGCTGGTGCGAGAACCGTTGCGGTGCCAAGCACGCGGCGCCCGCCAGCCGTACTTGA